A window of Ruania suaedae contains these coding sequences:
- a CDS encoding Rv3654c family TadE-like protein, with the protein MTSVMAPAARDRGSATVLVLAILAAGLVLMVLLGALVHASVARGTAQAAADLAAIAAAGEAASGGPDPCALAERVAERNGGQLSSCAVGDGALTDVEVRVPATPLPGWDQVAVAAARAGPVGL; encoded by the coding sequence ATGACCTCGGTGATGGCGCCCGCCGCCCGGGACCGGGGATCGGCCACCGTGCTCGTGCTGGCGATCCTGGCGGCCGGACTCGTGCTGATGGTTCTTCTCGGCGCTCTCGTGCACGCGAGCGTGGCCCGCGGTACGGCACAGGCGGCTGCCGATCTCGCCGCGATCGCGGCCGCCGGGGAGGCCGCCTCCGGTGGGCCGGACCCGTGCGCGCTCGCCGAACGGGTCGCCGAGCGCAACGGCGGGCAGCTGAGCTCGTGCGCCGTGGGCGATGGTGCCCTGACCGACGTCGAGGTGCGGGTACCGGCCACGCCGCTGCCGGGCTGGGACCAGGTGGCGGTCGCGGCCGCCCGTGCCGGGCCCGTCGGGCTGTGA